The Apium graveolens cultivar Ventura chromosome 10, ASM990537v1, whole genome shotgun sequence nucleotide sequence GCTACGCAATACATGCAACAAGATGAAACAAGACATGGTAACATTGTTCCTAGTTTTTCACGGTCTGCTTGGCGTACTCTGAAAAAGTCTcaatttcatgaaccaacaccaGCTGGTTCAAGGATGAAGGTTGTTTTACTTGGTCATCAAATCACCAAAAGAGAACGTTCTGGTACTGGAGTCTTCTTGCGTCGCCCAGCTCTGAAATAGCTTGCAAGAAGCCAGGGCTTTTCCTCTCACATCTGGTATTTTTGATAATATATACTGTTTGACTGGTAGTAAAAAATACGCCATGTATGCACAGGTTTTTATTTTGGTAGCTATACTAAATCGAATTTTTTTTAACACTCACATACTCATGACTAGCAGTGAATCCTGTATACATTTTTCGACCTTAAAGTCTGATGTGTACGCAGAAGAAAAAGAGTAAGTTATAAGGTCTTACGAGCGAAACACCAAAATATGTGAGATCCAAAATGTTTTTATAGATTTTTGTTCTGCAACTTGCAGGAAATTCAACAGTTATGCTTCCAGAAATAGTTGTTCAAGCCCTGAATCAAAAGTTAGGAGATATGGAAACACCTAACCAGCTTTAAAAATTAATTCCTTCCATAAACAACGCGGTAGTTGATTTCTTCCAAACTCTGTAACTTTATTATTTTCATACTTAAATCAAgtgatttttttaattaattaatttgtaGACGCAGCTTTGAAGGATAGAGATCATGTTAAACCGTCAGAGACGAGACATGGCCAGGTCAAAGTTGACATGCAAATGAGCTCCAGCTTACTCAAGAGTGGACTTACTGACTGCCTCAATCGAATTAGCTAGTGAACATTAGGCAGTGAATCAGTCTGAATTATAGTGAAGAGGGAGGGACGAATATGCTTAAAATCTTACAAGGAATAAAGTGATGCTTAGTCATTTCGGGTGTTGAAGCTAGAAACTTCTTCAGCATTTTTTAGGTTTTCATGGAATTCGGAAATGTGATTCAGTGTAATGGTTTCCCAATCATGCTGTAAATTTTATTGGAAATGGTAGAATAATCATTTGGCCTTGgccatatattttttttttagTAGAAGCTCTCTGGTTTTTGTATTTAGTTTCTGGTGCAGAACTCATTCATGTTCCCATAAATCGGACTGAAAGCACACAACCAAATGACCTAATACCTTTATATCAATGTCTATGAACTCTGTAGTTGTTTGATGTTTCTTACCCATATGTACATAGTTTTTGGTAAAATGAAAAAATATTATGTGAAAGAAAATGAGACGATGGTGAAAGAAGACATACTTGTCATTAAAAAGAGCAGCAGATAGAAAGAAATTTGTTGAATCCAGTATTTAAAGCTCACTAAACAGAGTGCGAGAAAGTTACCATTTTCTAACCAACAAATATAACATGTTATATCTGGATCTTTTTATCAAGCTTTATGATCAGGACCAGCCTGATCAGCAGCTGAAGCTGTTGCAAGTGCTCGGATCTTAACCAATAAAAATCCAACACCATGGCCTGCAACCGCCACAAAAAATATACCAAGATTGTAAGACATAACCGAGAGCATGACCAAGTAAGCAAGGCCCATCCTCACAGCATAAACGGTTGTCTGAATCAACAAGCCAATCATCGGACTGGAGCCCGACTTAACAACATGAGGTATAGACAAGACTTCAACAGCTGCAGATAAAATGAATACAAAAGCAAGAGCAAGAATGTACATGCCAAGACTGTCCTTAGGCCATCCTTGAAAAAGAATGAGGACATCTTTTCCCCAGTAGAAGTTCATGTGCATCACCATATGATGCATGTCTGATGATCCGGGAGGAGACGCAGGCATTGGCATATCATTCATTTTCTTTGGACCTTTTCTTGATCTTTTAATTTTGGACAGAGCAGGAGATTGGATTGTTAAGGTAACAAAGGATCATTTATATATTTATCTTGTGTGAACAGGGGAGGGGAAACCAAGGAAACAAAATTGAGAATCACGTTTACGAGGTCAGTTGGGTTTCAGGCCAGGTTAACCCTCCTCCTTGGTTCCGTCCACCGTCTTTGTGCCCATAAATACACTCTAACAATTATCTTTTATGAGTCCATCAATTCTAATTCGGTAGATTATTGTGTGGGGGACATTACTAAGAACCAAGCCAATCAAAATCGGCCAACTAAGATGTTAACGTGTGGGCAAGCATTAAAAAGGGAAACCTGTCACatataaaaataagtttagtCTTAAAAAAAAAAGACAAATGTGGATAAGCTGGGCAATGAGGATGCCTAATAAGATAGTTGTACTAGACACTTGTGTTGGCATGACCGAAATCTTAACAAGGGATGCCTCTAATTCCCTATTGACAGTTGTATATAGAGGTGGCCAAACGGGCGGTTAGCCCCGCCCCGGCTCGCCCTGACTCGTCAAAAAAACCGTATCAACTCAGCTCGTAACGGGTCGAATCAAACTCGGCACAATTCGCAAAAAATAACGGGTTGTTTATGGGTTCAGTTTTCAGGATTCGATAATCGGCACGGCACGACACTCTTAACCGGCACGAAACAGACCCGACACGCGAACCCGCTCGATTCGTTCAACCCGTTCGAACCGTCAACCCGTGAACCCGTTCGACCCGTTCGACCCGTGAACCCGTGAACCCGTGAACACGCACGCGCCTGGAAAAGCTGCCGCGTTCTTCCCTTTCAACTCAGTCTGCAACTTCTGCAAACATTCATGCCTGCAACTTCTGCAACTCAGTCTCTTTTCTTCTATGTAACGTAAACCTGAGCCTCTAACgtcttttttttttaattctcAAGTCCAACGGCTAAAATTTTCTCCCTATAAAATTTGCAGCAGCTTCATTTTTGTTCCACAGGCCACAAACTCTCTCTCTCATTCTATCTCACTCTCACAATCTCtcctctctcattctctctcactctcacaATCTCTCTTCTCCTCGCTCGCTCACTAACTCTCATTGTAACAAAATTCCGACGACCTTGTAATTATTCCGGCGATCTTATAAATTTTCCGGCGAAAAAATTAAAATGGAAGAAGGAAGGGGCACAACCTCATCACACGGTTCAACTCAAGCAACAAGTATGAGACCACCTCGACCCCTACAACCTGGTAAgttattattcatttttttatgtttaaaaaaaatataatttcgattattattcattttttatgttttaaaaaatataatttcgATTATTATTCGTTTTTTATGTTTGAAAAAATGTAATTTCGATTATAATTCGTTTTTTATGTTCGacttttatttttttgtttttaaaaatatttgttcTTTAAATTTATTTTTCTGTTGTTTGCTAATAATGCGAATAAGTTTATTTTGCTAAAAATATTTCGTTCGACTTTAAATTTATTTTGCTAAAAATTTGTAAGTTTggttattatttttaattttacaGGTAGTGCTTCCAGTGCAAGACATCAATCACATGTTTGGAATTATTATTCAAGAGAAGCAATGGAGGAAGATCCGAATAAATTTAGAGTGTTTTGTTTACTTTGTATTCAAAATGGTCGAAATCCACAACCTTTTATTCACTCCTCCCTGACCTATCTGTGCTCCATGCAGAAATTACCTGCAAACTGCAGAGTCTTATGCACTCATACTAAACTTCAATCtcaatattataaaattttatttacgttttgaataaataaataaattttatgttaaaGTAACGAGGTttcattaaaaatattattttttaattttttggcAAATATAtgtatttcaaaaaaaaatatttgtaaagatacaatattcaatattttttacaaaaatacgaTTTAACAACTAAATGTTAGGGGTGATCGCGGTTTAGTTTGGTCCGAGTTAGA carries:
- the LOC141693284 gene encoding copper transporter 6-like yields the protein MNDMPMPASPPGSSDMHHMVMHMNFYWGKDVLILFQGWPKDSLGMYILALAFVFILSAAVEVLSIPHVVKSGSSPMIGLLIQTTVYAVRMGLAYLVMLSVMSYNLGIFFVAVAGHGVGFLLVKIRALATASAADQAGPDHKA